The proteins below are encoded in one region of Bacillales bacterium:
- a CDS encoding YmaF family protein — MGIPITGFLFCADEGSLSPNDEHSHTLYVTTWDGRQVHAHEMAGFTSFDAGHQHQYRARTETAPSGVPHNHRYYTITSINDGHEHQIQGVTGPAIPLQGGGHYHEFRGVTTISGANPHRHSYSGRTGNEIR; from the coding sequence ATGGGTATCCCGATTACCGGTTTTTTGTTTTGCGCTGACGAAGGAAGCCTAAGCCCTAACGATGAACATTCCCACACGCTTTACGTCACAACGTGGGACGGCCGTCAAGTCCATGCCCACGAAATGGCAGGATTTACGTCCTTTGATGCTGGTCACCAACACCAATACCGGGCAAGGACTGAAACTGCGCCGAGCGGCGTGCCGCACAATCACCGTTACTATACGATTACTTCCATCAACGACGGACATGAACATCAAATCCAAGGTGTGACGGGACCCGCAATTCCGCTGCAAGGCGGCGGCCATTATCACGAGTTCCGCGGCGTGACGACGATAAGCGGAGCCAATCCGCATCGCCATTCCTACAGCGGCCGCACCGGAAATGAAATTCGCTAA
- a CDS encoding cysteine hydrolase family protein: MKKHALLVIDAQQAIIEASEEGPAVVEKEQLLNTINAVIDQSLAADIPIVFIRDVSVAGGEGAGFQVHEAIRVPESAPIFNKSANNAFHETPLLGHLKEHEVEHVIIMGCQTEYCIDSAVRSATDHGFDVTLVSDGHSTTDSPVLKGEEIVKHHNQTLHWFGNQARFVQVRSSEENLFDPPHESIRQSE; the protein is encoded by the coding sequence GTGAAAAAACATGCTCTGCTTGTCATTGATGCACAGCAAGCGATTATTGAAGCCAGTGAAGAAGGACCAGCGGTTGTCGAGAAAGAACAATTACTAAACACGATCAATGCCGTCATTGATCAGTCTTTGGCCGCTGACATTCCGATTGTTTTCATCCGGGATGTTTCTGTCGCCGGCGGTGAAGGGGCAGGTTTTCAAGTGCATGAGGCGATCCGCGTCCCGGAATCTGCGCCAATCTTCAATAAAAGCGCGAACAATGCTTTCCATGAAACGCCGCTGCTCGGTCATTTGAAAGAACACGAAGTGGAACACGTCATCATCATGGGTTGTCAAACGGAATATTGCATAGATTCTGCTGTTCGTTCCGCGACCGACCATGGCTTTGATGTGACCTTAGTGAGTGACGGGCATTCCACAACCGATTCGCCCGTATTAAAAGGAGAAGAAATTGTGAAGCATCACAATCAAACGCTGCATTGGTTCGGGAATCAAGCACGTTTCGTCCAAGTGCGCAGCTCAGAGGAAAACTTGTTCGACCCGCCTCATGAATCCATTCGGCAATCGGAATAG
- a CDS encoding SagB family peptide dehydrogenase, which translates to MIFNKYHESSSWPPVSHPYTPKTPGTNTRYAASDRNIFLPFQRLENEISRTVLNRKTSKTIIKGSRVNLDTLGTFLKWSAGVTEDGRRMYPSAGALYPNDIFVVIKQVDKVRSGLYRYVASEHALTWINEHNEIENAFVQTDIDCNFCLIIAADLQYAGKHYGERGYRFCLLEAGHIVQNMMLVAQAQELAIAPVGGFKDDEINVKMIPERFLAVYLVPVGRYDLK; encoded by the coding sequence ATGATTTTCAATAAGTATCACGAATCGTCAAGCTGGCCGCCGGTAAGTCATCCATACACACCAAAAACGCCAGGCACAAACACGCGCTATGCCGCATCGGATAGGAACATTTTCTTGCCTTTTCAACGGTTGGAAAATGAAATTTCACGTACCGTACTTAATAGAAAAACATCAAAAACGATTATTAAAGGCAGCAGGGTAAATCTGGACACGTTAGGCACATTCTTAAAATGGTCCGCCGGGGTAACCGAAGATGGGCGAAGAATGTATCCGTCTGCGGGTGCTTTATATCCCAATGATATATTTGTTGTGATCAAACAAGTCGATAAGGTCCGATCGGGATTGTACCGGTACGTTGCAAGCGAACATGCATTAACATGGATCAATGAACATAATGAGATCGAAAACGCATTTGTACAGACAGACATCGATTGTAACTTTTGTTTGATCATCGCTGCGGATTTACAATATGCTGGAAAGCATTATGGTGAGCGCGGGTATCGGTTTTGCTTGTTGGAAGCGGGGCATATCGTACAAAATATGATGCTTGTCGCACAAGCCCAAGAACTCGCAATTGCGCCGGTAGGGGGATTTAAAGACGATGAAATCAATGTAAAAATGATTCCCGAACGGTTCTTGGCGGTGTATCTTGTGCCTGTTGGCCGGTATGATTTGAAATAA